A window of the Corallococcus soli genome harbors these coding sequences:
- a CDS encoding ATP-binding cassette domain-containing protein, translating into MTKPKPSSSPNPADSHDLIRVRGARENNLKDVSIELPKRRLTVFTGVSGSGKSSLVFGTIAAESQRLINETYSTFVQGFMPTLGRPEVDVLEGLTTAIIVDQERMGANSRSTVGTATDANAMLRVLFSRLGKPHVGSSNAFSFNVPSVRGVGQISVEKGGGAAKTEKREFTVSGGMCPRCEGMGSVTDIDLSQLYDDTKSLAEGALTIPGYTADGWQVRIFGASGFLDPNKPIRDYTKKELQDFLYREPTKVKFESMNLTYEGLVPRIQKSFLTKDKEAMQPHIRAFVERAVTFTTCPECGGTRLNEAARSSRIKKINIAEACAMQINELAEWVRGLKEPSVAPLLATLLRTLDSFVEIGLGYLSLDRPSGTLSGGESQRIQMIRHLGSSLTDVTYVFDEPTVGLHPHDIQRMNDLLLRLRDKGNTVLVVEHKPEAIEIADHVVDLGPGAGTAGGEVVFEGTVEALRASGTLTGRHLDDRASLKPSLRKPSGVLKVRGASAHNLRKVDVDIPLGVLVVVTGVAGSGKSSLIHGSVSGRDGVVTVDQSPIRGSRRSNPATYTDLLEPIRKAFAKANGVKPALFSANSEGACPVCNGAGVIYTDLAMMAGVATVCEECEGRRFQAAVLEYRLGGLNIAEVLDLPVKDAVAFFGAGKAHTPAAHAILKRMTDVGIGYLRLGQPLTTLSGGERQRLKLATHMGEDGGVYVLDEPTTGLHLADVEQMLGLLDRLVDSGKSVIVIEHHQAVMAHADWIIDLGPGAGHDGGRIVFEGTPAALVAARSTLTGKHLAEYVR; encoded by the coding sequence ATGACCAAGCCCAAGCCCTCCTCCAGCCCGAACCCGGCGGACAGCCACGACCTGATCCGCGTCCGGGGTGCCCGCGAGAACAACCTGAAGGACGTGAGCATCGAACTCCCCAAGCGGAGGCTGACGGTGTTCACCGGCGTCTCGGGCTCTGGCAAGTCGTCGCTGGTGTTCGGCACCATCGCGGCGGAGTCCCAGCGGCTGATCAACGAGACCTACAGCACGTTCGTGCAGGGGTTCATGCCGACGCTGGGGCGGCCGGAGGTCGACGTCCTGGAAGGGCTGACGACCGCCATCATCGTCGACCAGGAGCGGATGGGCGCCAACTCCCGCTCGACGGTCGGCACGGCGACCGACGCCAACGCGATGCTGCGGGTGCTCTTCAGCCGCCTGGGCAAGCCGCACGTCGGCTCGTCCAACGCCTTCTCCTTCAACGTCCCGTCGGTCCGAGGCGTCGGGCAGATCTCGGTCGAGAAGGGCGGCGGCGCCGCGAAGACCGAGAAGCGCGAGTTCACGGTCTCCGGTGGCATGTGCCCGCGCTGCGAGGGCATGGGCTCGGTGACGGACATCGACCTGTCCCAGCTCTACGACGACACGAAGTCGCTCGCCGAGGGCGCGCTCACCATCCCGGGCTACACCGCCGACGGCTGGCAGGTGCGCATCTTCGGGGCCTCGGGCTTCCTCGACCCGAACAAGCCCATCCGCGACTACACCAAGAAGGAGCTCCAGGACTTCCTCTACCGGGAGCCGACCAAGGTGAAGTTCGAGAGCATGAACTTGACCTACGAGGGGCTGGTTCCGCGGATCCAGAAGTCGTTCCTGACCAAGGACAAGGAGGCGATGCAGCCGCACATCCGCGCGTTCGTGGAGCGGGCGGTGACGTTCACCACCTGTCCCGAGTGTGGCGGCACCCGGCTCAACGAGGCCGCCCGGTCCTCCAGGATCAAGAAGATCAACATCGCCGAGGCCTGCGCGATGCAGATCAACGAGCTGGCCGAGTGGGTGCGCGGCCTGAAGGAGCCGTCCGTCGCGCCGCTGCTGGCGACGCTGCTGCGGACGCTCGACTCGTTCGTGGAGATTGGCCTGGGCTACCTCAGCCTGGATCGGCCGTCAGGGACGCTGTCGGGCGGCGAGTCCCAGCGCATCCAGATGATCCGGCACCTCGGGTCGTCGCTCACCGACGTGACGTACGTGTTCGACGAGCCGACGGTCGGGCTGCACCCGCACGACATCCAGCGGATGAACGACCTGCTGCTGCGGCTGCGCGACAAGGGCAACACCGTGCTGGTCGTCGAGCACAAGCCGGAGGCCATCGAGATCGCCGACCACGTCGTCGACCTGGGCCCCGGCGCTGGCACCGCGGGTGGCGAGGTGGTGTTCGAGGGCACCGTCGAAGCGCTCCGGGCCAGCGGCACGCTCACCGGGCGGCACCTGGACGACCGGGCCTCCCTGAAGCCGTCGCTGCGCAAGCCTTCGGGGGTGCTGAAGGTGCGCGGCGCCAGCGCCCACAACCTGCGGAAGGTCGACGTGGACATCCCGCTCGGCGTGCTGGTGGTGGTGACGGGCGTGGCCGGGTCGGGGAAGAGCTCCCTCATCCACGGCTCGGTGTCGGGCCGGGACGGCGTGGTGACGGTCGACCAGTCCCCCATCCGCGGCTCCCGGCGGAGCAACCCGGCGACGTACACCGACCTGCTGGAGCCGATCCGCAAGGCGTTCGCGAAGGCCAACGGCGTCAAGCCCGCCCTGTTCAGCGCCAACTCCGAGGGCGCCTGCCCGGTCTGCAACGGCGCCGGGGTCATCTACACCGACCTGGCGATGATGGCCGGCGTCGCCACGGTCTGCGAGGAGTGCGAGGGCCGGCGGTTCCAGGCGGCGGTGCTGGAGTACCGGCTTGGCGGGCTCAACATCGCCGAAGTGCTCGACCTGCCCGTGAAGGACGCGGTCGCCTTCTTCGGCGCCGGCAAGGCGCATACGCCGGCCGCGCACGCGATCCTGAAGCGGATGACCGACGTGGGGATCGGCTACCTGCGACTCGGCCAGCCGCTCACCACGCTGTCGGGCGGCGAGCGGCAGCGGCTGAAGCTCGCGACGCACATGGGCGAGGACGGCGGCGTCTACGTGCTCGACGAGCCGACCACCGGACTGCACCTGGCCGACGTGGAGCAGATGCTCGGGCTGTTGGATCGACTGGTCGACTCCGGCAAGTCGGTCATCGTCATCGAGCACCACCAGGCCGTCATGGCGCACGCCGACTGGATCATCGACCTGGGGCCAGGCGCGGGCCACGACGGCGGGCGCATCGTGTTCGAAGGCACCCCGGCCGCCCTGGTCGCGGCGCGGTCCACGCTGACCGGCAAGCATCTGGCGGAGTACGTCCGCTGA